One window of Nostoc sp. C052 genomic DNA carries:
- a CDS encoding response regulator produces MTQISVSPMQETPLLLIVEDSNEDFEALQRFLGRSTIAIAIQRCVNGEQALAFLYRTGSYVERESAPRPGLIVLDLNLPGTDGREVLRRIKQDDNLKMIPVVVFTTSNNPKDIEVCYQYGVNSYIVKPINFAQLKRDIQMLVEYWFEVTTLPDYPKD; encoded by the coding sequence ATGACTCAGATTTCAGTCTCCCCGATGCAGGAAACGCCACTACTTTTAATTGTCGAGGATAGCAACGAAGACTTTGAGGCACTGCAACGATTTCTAGGGCGTTCTACCATTGCGATCGCTATTCAGAGGTGTGTGAATGGAGAACAAGCCTTGGCGTTTCTTTATCGCACTGGTAGCTATGTGGAGCGCGAAAGTGCGCCCCGTCCCGGCTTGATTGTACTTGACTTGAACCTGCCCGGAACCGATGGACGAGAAGTGTTACGCCGGATTAAACAGGATGACAACTTGAAGATGATTCCGGTGGTGGTGTTTACTACCTCTAACAATCCTAAAGATATTGAAGTATGCTATCAATACGGTGTAAACAGCTACATTGTTAAGCCAATCAATTTTGCTCAACTGAAACGAGATATTCAGATGCTTGTGGAATATTGGTTTGAAGTGACGACACTGCCTGATTATCCCAAGGATTAG
- a CDS encoding PAS domain-containing protein — MSQQQRTLLIVDDSPEDRELYRRYLLRDRESSYTILEAGLGQQGLELWQQHQPDAVLLDYRLPDMDGLKFLAQLQPSTQQPCLPVIVVTGQGNEAIAVKAIKAGAQDYIVKEQITPEGLQISVNGAVETVRLHTQLQQRIERERVVSHITQKIYQSLNLGEILQTTVAEVREFLHTDRVLVFQLKPDGDGTVIAESVGAEWRSLLSQTMYDPCLAENYLAWNPSETVSYDTAFVENYIQRYRQGYVTAIFDIQDSSIDPCHVELLAQFQVKANLVVPIIYDDHFWGLLIAHNCAIPRRWQPLEIDLLKELAIQVGIAIRQAELYQQAQNELTERRRVEAELRESEEWLRLSLSASRMGTWNWNIQTGKISWSDNLEALFGLQPGEFDGSFEMFAARVHPDDRDRVLAAVDRAIVTGEDYDIEFRVVYPNGTTRWALSQGKVLYNQHGQPIQMAGIDLDITERKQSTEALRESEERFRQLAENIDAVFWIKEVLENRVSYVSPAYKKLWGLNPQELYQGQQAWVDRIHPEDREATDRAFHEKAVAGKFDEEYRIILPDGTLRWVHDRCFPLRDEAGEIYRFAGIAEDISDRKQVEQALRNSEERLQMALEGSGGGLWDWNIVTNEDYLSSRWLEMLGYEKGELPDDFSSWERLIHPDDKVWVMERLNAHLQDDSVSYKFEYRMLTKSGEWKWIANYGKVVLRDQQGNPLRMAGIHHDVTDRKQAELALRKSEERFRTSVENMLDCFGVYRTVRNEQGQIVDFVTEYVNNAACLNNQMTYEQQIGQGLCKLLPGHRESGLFDEYCQVVETGQPLIKDSLVYEDEYGEQRLVRAFDIRVAKFGDGFVATWRDITVRQQTEEALRQSEEFKNRILDSSSDCIKVLSLDGRLLYMNTGGLCLMEIEDLNSYLNIEWLCLWEDGYRQQAEQALAAAKTGEVSIFRGYCPTVKGTPKWWEVVVSPIVDASGQLERILLISRDITERKKTELLLQESEARLKLAYKATRSGVWDWDVTRNIAHVSEEYCNLLGFDPTTQEVTFEQWLNRLHPDDRNSANEIVNHTIQQQQEYYETDYRILHPDGIRWLAARAKVFYDAVGNGVRMLGNVQDITDSKQVQEELRQSEERYRYLAEAIPQLVWTCNASGSCDYANQRLCDYTGLTFEQILGNGWISAVHPDDRQAAQSMWNNAVDRRSSYRHEYRFKRAADSSYRWHLVLGLPLKDQHGHVVKWFGTCTDIHDQKELEVERNRLLAQEQAARAEAERANRIKDEFLAVLSHELRSPLNPILGWTKLLQTRKFNETKTAEALATIERNAKLQTQLIDDLLDVAKILRGKLSIEATPVNLASVIESAIDTVSTAAIAKSILLHPVLPNIGQVSGDPNRLQQIVWNLLSNAIKFTPNGGRVEIRLELVDNQAQITVSDTGKGINLEFLPHIFESFRQEDVSVTRKYGGLGLGLAIVRQLVEAHGGTITADSPGEGLGATFTVQLPLLNIEPEIKQPDELPQPALELTGIRVLTVDDDADARELLTVLLTEYGAEVLTVASAAEVLANLESFQPDVLVSDIGMPEVDGYSLIQQIRTLTPEKGGEIPAIALTAYARVDDYERVITSGYQRHVTKPLDPEELVQAVVALVHSKPSHSSK, encoded by the coding sequence ATGTCTCAGCAACAGCGCACTCTCTTAATTGTCGATGATTCCCCAGAAGATCGAGAACTCTATCGGCGGTATTTGCTGCGCGATCGCGAATCTTCTTACACTATCCTAGAAGCAGGGCTGGGACAACAAGGGCTAGAACTTTGGCAGCAACATCAGCCTGATGCTGTGTTGCTTGATTATCGACTGCCCGACATGGACGGACTGAAATTTCTGGCACAATTGCAACCCTCCACCCAACAGCCTTGCCTACCTGTGATTGTCGTCACCGGGCAGGGCAATGAGGCGATCGCAGTTAAGGCGATCAAAGCGGGCGCACAAGATTATATTGTCAAAGAGCAAATCACCCCAGAAGGGCTGCAAATATCAGTCAATGGGGCAGTTGAAACAGTCCGGCTACATACCCAACTACAACAGCGGATTGAACGAGAGCGCGTAGTCTCACATATTACCCAGAAAATTTACCAATCGCTGAATCTGGGTGAAATTCTTCAAACAACTGTAGCCGAAGTCAGAGAATTTCTGCACACCGATCGCGTCTTGGTTTTTCAGTTAAAACCTGATGGCGATGGCACAGTAATCGCAGAATCAGTTGGGGCAGAGTGGCGATCGCTGCTCTCCCAGACTATGTATGATCCCTGCCTCGCGGAGAACTACCTTGCATGGAATCCGTCGGAAACTGTCAGCTACGATACCGCCTTTGTCGAGAATTATATCCAACGCTATCGTCAGGGTTATGTAACGGCAATATTTGATATTCAGGATAGTAGTATTGATCCCTGCCACGTTGAATTGTTGGCTCAGTTTCAAGTAAAAGCTAATCTGGTCGTGCCGATTATTTACGATGACCACTTTTGGGGGTTGCTAATTGCTCATAACTGTGCAATTCCTCGAAGGTGGCAACCTTTAGAGATCGACTTGCTCAAAGAACTGGCGATTCAAGTTGGCATTGCAATTCGACAGGCGGAACTCTATCAGCAAGCACAGAATGAACTGACCGAGCGCAGACGGGTAGAAGCAGAATTACGGGAGAGCGAAGAATGGCTGCGATTGTCACTGTCAGCCTCTCGGATGGGAACATGGAACTGGAACATCCAGACGGGAAAAATTTCCTGGTCGGATAACCTGGAAGCCTTATTTGGACTACAACCAGGAGAATTTGACGGCTCATTCGAGATGTTTGCCGCGCGAGTCCACCCTGACGATCGCGATCGCGTGCTGGCAGCCGTCGATCGTGCTATCGTCACTGGCGAAGACTATGACATTGAATTTCGGGTAGTCTATCCCAATGGTACTACTCGCTGGGCACTGAGCCAGGGCAAGGTGCTATACAACCAACACGGGCAACCAATTCAGATGGCTGGTATCGATCTAGATATCACCGAACGCAAACAGTCAACCGAAGCTCTGCGCGAGAGTGAAGAACGTTTTCGACAGCTTGCAGAAAATATTGATGCGGTGTTCTGGATCAAAGAAGTGTTGGAAAATCGAGTTAGCTATGTCAGTCCTGCATATAAAAAACTGTGGGGATTGAACCCGCAGGAATTGTATCAAGGACAACAAGCATGGGTCGATCGTATTCACCCAGAGGATCGAGAAGCGACAGACAGAGCGTTTCATGAAAAAGCTGTCGCAGGTAAATTTGATGAAGAATATCGAATTATTTTACCCGATGGTACTTTACGCTGGGTTCACGATCGCTGTTTTCCCCTGCGAGATGAAGCAGGAGAAATTTATCGGTTTGCCGGGATTGCCGAAGACATCAGCGATCGCAAACAGGTAGAGCAAGCTTTGCGAAACAGTGAAGAACGCCTGCAAATGGCACTGGAAGGTTCTGGTGGCGGTCTATGGGATTGGAACATTGTTACCAATGAAGATTATTTAAGTTCCAGATGGCTGGAAATGCTGGGATATGAAAAAGGAGAGTTACCGGATGACTTTAGCAGTTGGGAGCGACTAATTCATCCTGACGATAAAGTTTGGGTAATGGAACGGTTGAATGCCCATCTTCAGGACGATTCGGTGTCTTACAAATTTGAATATCGGATGTTAACCAAGTCTGGGGAGTGGAAATGGATTGCCAACTACGGAAAAGTGGTTTTGCGCGATCAACAGGGCAATCCCCTGCGAATGGCAGGCATTCATCATGATGTCACAGATCGCAAACAGGCAGAGCTTGCTTTGCGAAAGAGTGAAGAACGCTTCCGCACATCGGTTGAAAATATGCTGGACTGCTTTGGGGTATATCGCACTGTGCGGAATGAGCAGGGGCAGATTGTCGATTTTGTGACTGAATATGTCAATAATGCGGCTTGTCTCAACAATCAAATGACTTATGAGCAGCAGATTGGGCAGGGGTTGTGTAAATTACTACCAGGGCATCGGGAAAGTGGATTGTTTGATGAATATTGCCAGGTAGTAGAAACAGGACAACCGCTGATTAAAGACAGTTTAGTTTATGAAGATGAGTACGGAGAACAACGCTTAGTTAGAGCCTTTGATATCCGCGTAGCTAAATTTGGAGATGGATTTGTTGCCACTTGGCGAGATATCACCGTTCGCCAACAAACCGAAGAAGCCTTGCGCCAGAGTGAAGAATTTAAAAACCGTATTTTAGATAGTAGTTCTGACTGCATCAAGGTATTAAGCCTCGACGGGCGGCTCCTGTATATGAATACAGGTGGACTATGTTTGATGGAAATTGAAGACTTAAATTCCTATCTGAATATTGAATGGCTCTGTTTATGGGAAGACGGCTATCGGCAACAAGCAGAGCAGGCACTCGCTGCTGCTAAAACAGGTGAAGTCAGCATTTTTCGCGGATACTGCCCAACTGTAAAAGGCACTCCCAAATGGTGGGAAGTGGTCGTTAGCCCGATTGTAGATGCTTCCGGGCAGTTGGAACGAATCTTATTGATTTCACGAGACATCACTGAGCGCAAAAAGACAGAACTCCTATTGCAGGAGAGCGAAGCCCGGTTGAAACTGGCGTACAAAGCGACGCGATCGGGAGTATGGGATTGGGACGTTACCCGCAACATAGCTCATGTCTCTGAAGAGTACTGCAATCTCTTGGGGTTTGACCCAACTACACAGGAAGTCACCTTTGAACAGTGGTTAAACCGCTTGCACCCAGACGATCGCAACTCTGCCAATGAAATAGTGAATCATACTATTCAGCAACAGCAAGAGTATTATGAAACTGATTACCGCATTTTACACCCTGATGGCATTCGCTGGTTAGCAGCTAGAGCGAAGGTTTTCTATGATGCTGTGGGCAATGGGGTAAGGATGCTGGGCAACGTGCAAGATATCACCGATAGCAAACAGGTACAGGAAGAATTACGGCAAAGTGAAGAACGCTACCGCTACCTAGCGGAGGCGATTCCGCAACTTGTTTGGACTTGTAATGCCAGTGGTTCGTGCGATTACGCCAATCAAAGATTGTGTGACTATACCGGATTGACCTTTGAACAGATTTTAGGAAATGGTTGGATATCAGCCGTTCATCCAGACGATAGACAAGCAGCTCAATCTATGTGGAATAATGCTGTGGATCGTCGCAGTAGCTATCGCCACGAATACCGCTTTAAAAGAGCTGCTGATAGCAGCTACCGTTGGCATTTGGTACTAGGACTGCCGCTAAAAGACCAACATGGACACGTGGTGAAATGGTTTGGCACCTGCACAGATATTCACGATCAAAAGGAACTAGAAGTTGAACGCAATCGCCTACTTGCCCAAGAGCAAGCAGCCAGAGCAGAAGCCGAACGCGCCAATCGGATCAAAGATGAGTTTTTGGCCGTTCTCTCCCATGAATTGCGATCGCCTCTTAACCCAATTCTCGGCTGGACAAAACTGCTACAAACCCGCAAATTTAATGAAACCAAAACAGCCGAAGCTTTAGCCACCATTGAACGCAACGCCAAATTGCAAACTCAACTGATTGATGACTTACTTGATGTCGCCAAGATTCTGCGCGGCAAACTCAGCATCGAGGCTACTCCTGTGAATCTAGCATCTGTCATTGAATCTGCCATCGACACGGTAAGTACAGCAGCCATTGCCAAATCAATTCTGTTGCATCCGGTACTACCGAACATTGGGCAAGTCTCTGGAGATCCTAACCGCCTGCAACAGATCGTTTGGAATTTACTTTCTAACGCGATCAAGTTTACCCCTAACGGAGGACGGGTAGAAATTCGACTAGAGCTAGTCGATAATCAGGCACAGATTACCGTCAGTGATACTGGCAAAGGCATTAACCTTGAGTTTCTCCCGCATATTTTTGAGTCATTCCGTCAAGAAGATGTATCGGTTACTCGCAAGTATGGGGGATTAGGATTGGGGTTAGCGATCGTCCGGCAGTTGGTTGAGGCTCACGGTGGCACCATCACGGCTGATAGTCCAGGTGAAGGCTTGGGAGCCACTTTTACAGTCCAGTTGCCACTGCTGAATATTGAACCGGAAATCAAGCAGCCAGATGAGTTGCCACAACCAGCACTCGAACTTACGGGTATTCGAGTTCTCACAGTTGATGATGATGCCGATGCCCGTGAGTTATTAACAGTATTACTTACTGAGTACGGAGCAGAAGTCTTGACTGTTGCCTCTGCGGCAGAAGTTTTAGCAAACCTAGAATCTTTTCAACCCGATGTTTTAGTCAGTGATATTGGGATGCCCGAAGTCGATGGTTATTCCCTGATTCAACAGATTCGCACCTTAACGCCTGAAAAAGGGGGAGAAATTCCTGCGATCGCTTTGACTGCTTATGCCAGAGTTGATGATTACGAGCGAGTTATAACCAGTGGTTATCAACGACACGTTACCAAACCCCTCGATCCAGAAGAGTTAGTTCAAGCTGTGGTAGCACTGGTACACAGTAAACCATCTCATTCCTCAAAATGA
- a CDS encoding response regulator encodes MSQRSRIVLIVDDSPEDRELYRRYLLRDQEYSHTILEATLVKEGLELWQQHQPDVVLLDYRLPDLDGLEFLARLQSSLQEPCLPVIMVTGQGNEAIAVQAMKVGAQDYLVKGQITPQGLHLAINRAIASVQMRTQLQQQIERERLTRQISQQIHQSLELDQILQTTVNEVRQFLQTDRVIVFQLDSDINGIVVAESVVGEWRAVLSAKIYDPCFADGCIEPYQQGRIMAKSDIYDGSLALCHVEFLAQFQVRANLVVPILRDDQLWGLLIAHHCTAPRSWQLIEIELLQQLAVHLGIALQQANAYAQLEQQSEARYRAIVEDQTELIVRYLPDTTIQFVNSAYCRYFGLKPEEIIGKSFQPVIFAEDREMVTRLVNSMSAENPTITIENRVVVNGEIRWTQWINRMIFNQQGQCTEFQSVGRDITKLKEAEAQLRHSSERVSLANAELARAARLKDEFLANMSHELRTPLNSILGLSEALLEEVFGSLTPKQSQFLQTIEQSGEHLLALINDILDLSKIESGKMEIELRPVSLHSICESSLNFVNEQARQKQIQLTCEIDQTITEIEADERRLLQVLVNLLTNAVKFTPDGGRVKFEVKMNSPQQAVEFRVTDNGIGISPENLSQIFQPFIQLDSSLSRRYTGTGLGLSIIQRIVDLHGGSVHVESEVGRGSCFSVMLPWHPLFKQDDSPLPEAPLNEGEIQKALVVEDSGVAANQIKRYFAELGATTVIHPVGEGVLKVALQVKPDVIVLDILLPNSSGWEVLRELKAHPQTQNIPIILISVVDERSRILELESAEYLLKPLSRQKFYQALNRIFAKVQSPNPQAAIVIAAAESAQTPKILLAEDNEANITTLMSYLEAYNFQVMLARNGLEAVQMAKQHQPHLILMDIQMPQMDGLEATRQIRADTKTHSIPIIALTALVMPGDLERCVEAGANHYLAKPIKLKQLLEMIAQQLSKTDN; translated from the coding sequence ATGAGTCAGAGATCGCGCATTGTCTTAATTGTTGATGATTCGCCAGAAGATCGAGAACTCTATCGGCGGTATTTACTGCGTGATCAGGAATATTCCCATACCATTTTAGAGGCGACACTGGTTAAAGAAGGTCTAGAACTTTGGCAGCAACATCAGCCAGATGTGGTTTTACTTGATTATCGACTGCCCGATCTGGACGGACTGGAATTTCTGGCTCGGTTACAATCCTCACTGCAAGAGCCTTGCTTGCCTGTGATTATGGTAACGGGACAGGGTAATGAAGCGATCGCAGTTCAGGCGATGAAAGTCGGCGCACAAGATTATTTAGTCAAAGGGCAAATTACCCCGCAAGGGTTACACCTGGCAATAAATCGAGCGATCGCCAGTGTGCAGATGCGTACCCAACTGCAACAGCAAATTGAACGAGAACGCTTGACTAGACAAATCAGCCAGCAAATTCACCAATCACTGGAACTAGATCAAATTCTCCAAACCACTGTCAATGAGGTGCGCCAGTTTCTCCAGACCGATCGCGTCATTGTTTTTCAGTTAGACTCTGACATAAATGGCATCGTTGTCGCCGAATCTGTTGTCGGAGAATGGCGAGCAGTCCTATCTGCTAAAATCTATGACCCTTGCTTTGCAGATGGTTGTATAGAACCCTATCAGCAAGGGCGGATAATGGCAAAATCTGATATTTATGACGGCAGTCTTGCCCTTTGTCATGTGGAATTTCTCGCACAGTTTCAGGTACGGGCAAATTTGGTTGTTCCCATTTTGCGAGATGACCAATTGTGGGGACTTCTGATTGCCCATCATTGTACTGCCCCGCGATCGTGGCAGTTGATAGAAATTGAATTACTCCAACAACTTGCAGTTCACCTGGGAATTGCTCTCCAGCAAGCTAATGCTTATGCCCAACTAGAGCAGCAGAGTGAAGCCCGTTATCGTGCCATTGTTGAAGATCAAACAGAATTAATTGTTCGGTATTTACCCGATACCACCATTCAGTTTGTGAATAGCGCCTATTGTCGTTACTTTGGGCTAAAACCAGAGGAAATTATTGGTAAGAGTTTTCAACCTGTGATTTTTGCAGAGGATCGGGAAATGGTGACTCGGTTGGTAAATTCCATGAGTGCCGAAAATCCCACCATCACAATTGAGAACCGAGTCGTTGTCAACGGCGAAATTCGCTGGACTCAGTGGATTAACCGCATGATATTTAATCAACAAGGACAATGTACAGAATTTCAATCTGTGGGACGAGATATTACCAAGCTGAAAGAGGCAGAAGCCCAACTGCGTCATAGTAGTGAGCGTGTCAGTTTAGCCAATGCCGAATTAGCTAGAGCCGCCCGACTCAAAGACGAATTTCTGGCGAATATGAGTCATGAGTTGCGTACCCCTCTCAACTCAATTCTCGGATTATCTGAAGCCTTATTAGAGGAAGTGTTTGGCAGCTTAACCCCGAAACAAAGCCAGTTTTTACAGACTATCGAACAGAGTGGGGAACACTTACTGGCATTGATTAACGATATTTTAGACCTATCTAAAATTGAGTCAGGCAAGATGGAGATTGAATTACGTCCAGTCTCGCTTCATTCGATTTGTGAGTCTAGCCTCAATTTTGTCAACGAACAAGCTCGACAAAAACAAATTCAACTAACCTGCGAAATCGATCAAACCATCACCGAGATCGAAGCTGATGAACGTAGATTACTTCAGGTGTTGGTCAATTTGTTGACAAATGCAGTGAAATTTACGCCCGATGGAGGTCGCGTTAAGTTTGAAGTCAAGATGAATTCGCCACAGCAAGCCGTTGAATTTCGGGTAACTGATAACGGAATTGGGATTTCTCCAGAAAATTTAAGCCAGATATTTCAGCCGTTTATTCAGTTAGACAGTTCCCTGTCACGACGTTACACAGGAACCGGACTAGGATTATCGATTATCCAACGTATTGTCGATTTACATGGTGGCAGCGTCCACGTCGAGAGCGAGGTGGGACGAGGGAGTTGCTTTAGTGTCATGTTGCCGTGGCATCCCTTATTTAAACAAGATGACTCACCATTACCTGAAGCCCCATTGAACGAAGGTGAAATCCAAAAAGCTTTAGTGGTGGAAGATTCCGGTGTGGCTGCCAACCAAATTAAACGATATTTTGCGGAATTAGGCGCAACTACTGTAATTCACCCAGTTGGGGAAGGTGTCTTGAAAGTTGCTCTGCAAGTCAAACCAGATGTGATTGTGCTAGATATCTTGCTGCCTAATAGTTCTGGGTGGGAAGTATTAAGGGAGTTAAAAGCACATCCCCAGACTCAGAATATTCCGATTATTCTCATTTCAGTGGTGGATGAGCGATCGCGCATTTTAGAATTAGAATCTGCTGAATATCTTTTAAAACCTCTTTCGCGACAAAAGTTTTATCAAGCATTAAACCGGATTTTCGCAAAGGTTCAATCGCCCAACCCACAAGCTGCCATTGTCATTGCTGCGGCAGAATCAGCCCAAACCCCCAAAATTTTGTTAGCAGAAGACAATGAAGCCAACATCACTACGCTCATGAGTTACCTGGAGGCATATAATTTTCAGGTTATGCTTGCCCGCAATGGCTTAGAAGCCGTACAAATGGCTAAACAGCATCAGCCTCATCTCATCTTGATGGATATTCAAATGCCACAGATGGATGGATTAGAGGCAACCCGTCAAATTCGTGCCGATACCAAAACCCACTCAATTCCGATCATTGCTCTGACAGCTTTGGTCATGCCGGGAGATTTAGAACGGTGTGTAGAGGCGGGTGCAAACCACTACTTAGCCAAGCCGATAAAACTTAAGCAGTTATTGGAGATGATCGCCCAGCAACTCTCAAAAACTGACAATTAG